Proteins encoded by one window of Spirochaetota bacterium:
- a CDS encoding DUF6675 family protein, whose product MKNKLFALILTLIVPQTTVQGYSILPDTIDGKKHFVKTTKELTLAPTPAIRAFIIKNASITKNNITLEAYHTFKKPQNIKNPITSSDRLSIINILHSVSSMQGIKYYSQTRKKLRILFTKSYIIHYPSLKQLNDPSIKHLQQVYSFYTLQEDKTFGKVVYQYIIYQIPEFILLKTENVNHIKYFSMPVVDKRKFKFFLFILDKGEDIALYCLYSIDVIGDKALPLQKVRDSLFHRSDAIILWFYNKLYGKL is encoded by the coding sequence ATGAAAAATAAATTATTTGCTCTTATTTTAACACTCATAGTACCACAAACAACTGTACAGGGATATTCAATTCTTCCTGACACAATAGATGGTAAAAAACATTTTGTTAAAACAACAAAAGAACTCACCCTTGCACCTACCCCTGCAATAAGAGCATTTATTATTAAAAATGCTTCAATTACTAAAAATAATATTACACTGGAAGCATACCATACATTTAAAAAACCACAGAATATAAAAAACCCAATTACCAGCAGTGATAGATTGTCTATAATTAATATTTTACATTCAGTCAGTTCAATGCAGGGCATTAAGTATTACTCACAAACAAGAAAGAAATTGCGCATACTTTTTACAAAATCTTATATTATACACTATCCTTCCTTAAAACAATTAAATGATCCTTCTATCAAACATTTACAGCAAGTTTATTCTTTTTATACTCTCCAGGAAGATAAAACGTTTGGGAAGGTTGTTTACCAATATATCATATACCAGATACCTGAATTTATTCTATTAAAAACTGAAAATGTAAACCATATTAAATATTTTTCGATGCCTGTTGTGGATAAACGAAAATTTAAATTCTTTTTATTTATCCTTGATAAGGGTGAAGATATTGCCCTATACTGTCTATATTCAATTGATGTAATAGGAGATAAAGCACTTCCTTTGCAAAAGGTAAGGGATTCATTGTTTCACCGTTCTGATGCAATCATTCTTTGGTTTTACAATAAGCTTTACGGGAAATTATGA
- a CDS encoding CPBP family intramembrane glutamic endopeptidase, with translation MKQHTTYFVITFLWSWSLWFIPIFLGLQIDHFVTMFLYICGGIAPSSTGIILARLKGDSYWKSFLRRSVDVRLITKKYLFFLFIIIPATTFAGLLLYLTFTGIWPKLYSFEKYIANPLNIVPFAIYMLFFGPIPEELGWRGFALDHLEQSYSRIAASMILGFFWMMWHLPLFFIQGTYQYNLLKASPLLMIDFMIQFYPLSIMMDWVYHNTKRSIASGILFHFCINFFGEMIDIPNETKYFRTIVQLIIALMILLTWKKEIKK, from the coding sequence GTGAAACAACATACTACTTACTTTGTTATTACTTTTTTATGGTCATGGAGTTTATGGTTTATTCCTATTTTTTTAGGTTTACAAATTGACCATTTTGTAACTATGTTTTTATATATCTGTGGTGGTATAGCACCTTCTTCAACGGGAATTATTCTGGCCAGGCTCAAGGGCGATAGTTACTGGAAAAGTTTTCTCAGGCGTTCTGTTGATGTTCGTCTCATTACAAAAAAATATTTATTCTTCTTATTTATTATTATTCCAGCAACTACGTTTGCTGGATTATTGCTGTATTTAACTTTCACCGGTATCTGGCCAAAGCTATATTCATTTGAAAAATATATTGCCAATCCATTAAATATCGTGCCTTTTGCAATATACATGTTGTTTTTTGGGCCAATACCTGAGGAGTTAGGATGGCGAGGATTTGCCCTTGATCATCTGGAACAGTCATATTCCAGAATTGCTGCAAGCATGATTCTGGGGTTTTTCTGGATGATGTGGCATCTCCCATTATTTTTCATTCAAGGAACCTATCAATATAACTTGCTCAAAGCTTCACCTTTGCTCATGATAGATTTTATGATTCAATTTTATCCTTTAAGTATTATGATGGATTGGGTTTATCATAATACAAAAAGGAGTATTGCATCAGGTATTCTATTCCATTTTTGTATAAATTTTTTTGGTGAAATGATAGACATTCCCAACGAAACAAAATATTTCAGGACTATAGTACAATTAATTATTGCCTTAATGATTTTACTTACCTGGAAAAAGGAGATAAAAAAATGA
- a CDS encoding PhzF family phenazine biosynthesis protein has translation MIKVFIVDAFTSEMFKGNPAAVCVLSTGIPDELMQSIAREMNCPETAFVLPQDNGFLLRWFAPLQEVDLCGHATLATSHVLYEQHIATAQQELKFYTRSGLLIVKKEGDIITMNFPQEIATEYSIPQWVIEALGVKPVYTGKNRMDYLIEVKTEEEVLEINPDFIALKKMDSRGVIITAKSSRMEYDFVSRFFAPGLGVNEDPVTGSAHCCLGPYWQQKLQKSTFTAYQASERGGVLKVEVGDDRVYIGGKAVTVLSGHINI, from the coding sequence ATGATAAAAGTATTTATAGTTGATGCCTTTACATCTGAAATGTTTAAAGGAAATCCTGCTGCAGTTTGTGTATTGTCTACTGGTATTCCTGATGAACTAATGCAGTCGATAGCACGTGAAATGAATTGCCCTGAAACAGCATTTGTATTGCCACAGGATAATGGTTTTTTACTCAGGTGGTTTGCCCCACTGCAAGAGGTGGATTTATGTGGACATGCCACTTTAGCTACATCACATGTATTGTATGAACAGCATATAGCTACTGCTCAGCAAGAGCTTAAGTTTTATACCAGAAGCGGGTTACTAATAGTGAAAAAAGAGGGTGATATAATAACAATGAATTTCCCTCAGGAGATAGCCACAGAGTATTCAATTCCTCAATGGGTTATTGAAGCGTTGGGTGTTAAACCTGTGTATACTGGTAAAAACAGGATGGATTACCTTATTGAAGTTAAGACTGAAGAAGAGGTTTTAGAAATCAATCCTGACTTTATAGCATTAAAAAAAATGGATAGCAGAGGTGTGATTATAACAGCAAAATCTTCCAGAATGGAATATGATTTTGTATCAAGATTTTTTGCCCCTGGTCTTGGGGTAAATGAAGATCCTGTTACTGGATCTGCACATTGTTGTTTAGGCCCCTACTGGCAACAAAAATTACAAAAGAGTACTTTTACTGCTTATCAGGCTTCAGAGCGCGGTGGTGTTTTGAAAGTTGAAGTGGGAGATGACCGAGTGTATATTGGTGGGAAAGCGGTAACAGTGTTAAGTGGCCACATTAATATTTAA
- a CDS encoding nitroreductase family protein has product MPAIIVDKDKCKKDKLCVMECPMKIISVDDSGIPQTLNTAESMCIECGHCVAVCPHGALSLPMLKAEECQDIHQQWNPGVTVIENYFKGRRSIRRFKKDIVKKDDLMKLMEIAAYAPTGHNSRTVEYIVYTQKEEIHVLIKHVIDWMHTMIINSPEIAKSMHFDMITKAWEDGVDTVTHSAPVIIVAHGKKSNPNTQTSCTIALTHLELIAPALGLGCCWAGYFSWCAMVYHPLKKALQIPDGNNVYGTMLVGYPLVRYYRIPYREAIIEWR; this is encoded by the coding sequence ATGCCGGCAATAATTGTAGATAAAGATAAGTGTAAAAAAGACAAATTGTGTGTTATGGAATGTCCTATGAAGATAATCTCAGTTGATGATAGTGGTATTCCTCAGACACTTAATACTGCTGAGTCTATGTGTATTGAATGTGGACATTGTGTGGCAGTTTGCCCCCATGGTGCATTGAGTCTTCCAATGTTGAAAGCCGAAGAATGCCAGGATATACATCAACAATGGAATCCGGGTGTTACTGTAATAGAAAATTATTTCAAGGGAAGGCGTTCTATACGCAGATTTAAAAAAGATATAGTTAAGAAAGATGATCTCATGAAACTCATGGAAATAGCTGCTTATGCACCAACAGGCCATAACTCACGCACTGTTGAATATATTGTATATACTCAAAAAGAAGAAATACATGTATTAATTAAACACGTGATTGATTGGATGCATACGATGATAATTAATTCCCCTGAAATAGCAAAGAGCATGCATTTTGACATGATAACAAAAGCGTGGGAAGATGGTGTAGATACCGTAACTCACAGTGCACCAGTAATAATAGTTGCACATGGAAAGAAATCCAATCCAAATACTCAAACATCATGTACTATTGCCCTTACACATTTAGAATTAATTGCCCCGGCTTTAGGGCTTGGGTGTTGTTGGGCAGGATACTTTTCATGGTGTGCAATGGTATATCATCCCTTGAAGAAAGCTTTGCAAATCCCGGATGGGAATAATGTATACGGGACAATGTT